In Xiphophorus hellerii strain 12219 chromosome 13, Xiphophorus_hellerii-4.1, whole genome shotgun sequence, the following proteins share a genomic window:
- the eloa gene encoding elongin-A isoform X1 — MADQLLETVERLQSRIQDNPEPRKLLKTLKRLGEVQMTVDILVRTGVGKTVNSFRKHDYAGELAKSLVAKWKKLVPQTADRPNSHPKPAPQSHHRSYTEPSPEEQRSYVEEEEDEEVEEEEEMVYHSNYSPSPPQQQQYSPPQRGGYESEEYEPEPSPPPLPPPPLPPPRKEIRHSKPSKNHHHRDEERWQAGSDRGGGKKRSADRERTDSPPPQKKHSRKSTPHDTKKEEKKKGGEDGRPRPPKDPPPSKEDDDDFEAHTMSFESFLTYDAPTPVKKKKKQQPSSSSHSRPSQSSSGSSSRQNRTAASSSSSSSSSSKANKANGSQSSKRSHSDSRSSEPKPEKRKRVVEALPTLPDIPLPAIQPNYRPLPSIDTPLSPQRRKVPVFNDEEDAGFTGKRFNSKMVVYSGSKTSYLPRMMTLYEQCIRVLQNNIDSIAEVGGVPFEILEPVLERCTPEQLYRIEQSNQCFTEDSDELWMRHCRRDFKRESPQEFESWREMYLRLHDEREERLRLLTQNISSAHANKPKGRQVKMAFVNSVAKPPRDVRRRQEKFGTSSSSSSTSTAAASPIKIKPASSDFAGDSSHSSSHFSSPAGSSRSSAPPGGGTVHPGREKPQVKSENCPHDGENHQSVQEPILPPVVCQNPKEGFNLIVAAFFLQTHTA; from the exons aTGGCGGATCAGCTGCTGGAAACAGTGGAGCGACTTCAGTCCCGGATACAGGACAACCCGGAGCCCCGAAAG ttacTGAAGACTCTCAAGAGACTGGGAGAAGTGCAGATGACTGTGGACATACTGGTG AGAACTGGAGTGGGCAAAACTGTGAACTCCTTCAGGAAACATGACTACGCAGGAGAGCTGGCGAAAAGCCTGGTAGCCAAGTGGAAGAAGCTGGTTCCTCAGACTGCAGACAG ACCCAACAGTCACCCCAAACCAGCTCCCCAGTCCCACCACAGGTCCTACACAGAGCCGTCCCCTGAGGAACAGCGCTCCTacgtggaggaagaggaggacgaggaggtggaggaggaagaggagatggTGTACCACTCAAACTACTCCCCCTCTCctcctcagcagcagcagtacaGCCCCCCGCAGCGAGGCGGCTACGAGTCAGAGGAATACGAGCCGGAGCCGagccctcctcctcttcctcctcctcctcttcctcctccccgTAAGGAGATCCGCCACAGCAAACCGAGCAAGAACCATCACCACAGAGACGAAGAGCGGTGGCAGGCGGGCAGCGACCGAGGAGGAGGGAAGAAACGGAGCGCCGACCGGGAGAGGACCGACAGTCCGCCGCCGCAGaagaaacacagcaggaagTCGACGCCGCACGACACcaagaaggaggagaagaagaaaggaggagaggaCG GTCGACCCCGACCACCGAAGGACCCCCCCCCCTCCAAGGAGGACGACGATGACTTCGAGGCGCACACCATGTCCTTCGAGTCGTTCCTCACGTACGACGCGCCGACTCCtgtcaagaagaagaagaagcagcagccgTCGTCCTCCTCTCACAGCAGACCATCTCAGTCCTCCTCCGGTTCGTCTTCGCGTCAGAACAGAACGgcggcctcctcttcctcctcttcctcctcttcctctaaAGCGAATAAAGCGAACGGATCTCAGAGCTCCAAAAGGAGTCACTCCGACTCCAGGTCTTCAGAACCCAAACCAGAGAAACGCAAACGG GTTGTGGAGGCTCTTCCGACGCTCCCAGACATCCCGCTCCCAGCGATCCAGCCCAACTACAGGCCTCTGCCCTCCATCGACACGCCGCTGTCGCCTCAGCGCCGCAAAG TTCCCGTGTTCAACGACGAGGAGGACGCAGGCTTCACCGGGAAGCGCTTCAACTCCAAGATGGTGGTCTACTCGGGGTCGAAGACGTCCTACCTGCCCAGGATGATGACCCTGTATGAGCAGTGCATCCGGGTTCTGCAGAACAACATCGACT CCATCGCCGAAGTGGGCGGAGTCCCCTTCGAGATCCTGGAGCCGGTTCTGGAGCGATGCACTCCTGAGCAGCTGTACCGGATCGAGCAGAGCAACCAG TGCTTCACTGAGGACTCAGACGAGCTCTGGATGCGTCACTGCCGGCGGGACTTCAAGCGCGAGTCTCCCCAGGAGTTCGAGTCGTGGAGGGAGATGTACCTGCGACTGCATGACGAGCGCGAGGAGCGGCTCAGGTTGCTCACCCAGAACATCAGCTCTGCCCACGCCAACAAACCCAAAG GACGGCAGGTTAAGATGGCGTTCGTGAACTCAGTGGCCAAACCGCCGCGGGACGTCCGCCGCCGCCAGGAGAAGTTTGGAACCTCCAGCAGTTCGTCATCGACCTCCACCGCAGCTGCTTCCCCCATCAA aataaaaccaGCATCCTCTGACTTTGCTGGTGACTCCAGTCACTCCTCTTCACATTTCAGCTCTCCAGCGGGTTCGTCCCGCTCTTCAGCGCCGCCTGGAGGAGGAACTGTTCATCCCGGCCGGGAAAAGCCACAAGTCAAAAGTGa AAATTGCCCCCATGATGGCGAAAACCATCAAAGCGTTCAAGAACCGATTCTCCCGCCGGTAGTCTGCCAGAATCCGAAGGaaggttttaatttaattgtagcTGCTTTTTTCCTCCAGACACACACGGCATAA
- the eloa gene encoding elongin-A isoform X2, with protein sequence MADQLLETVERLQSRIQDNPEPRKLLKTLKRLGEVQMTVDILVRTGVGKTVNSFRKHDYAGELAKSLVAKWKKLVPQTADRPNSHPKPAPQSHHRSYTEPSPEEQRSYVEEEEDEEVEEEEEMVYHSNYSPSPPQQQQYSPPQRGGYESEEYEPEPSPPPLPPPPLPPPRKEIRHSKPSKNHHHRDEERWQAGSDRGGGKKRSADRERTDSPPPQKKHSRKSTPHDTKKEEKKKGGEDGRPRPPKDPPPSKEDDDDFEAHTMSFESFLTYDAPTPVKKKKKQQPSSSSHSRPSQSSSGSSSRQNRTAASSSSSSSSSSKANKANGSQSSKRSHSDSRSSEPKPEKRKRVVEALPTLPDIPLPAIQPNYRPLPSIDTPLSPQRRKVPVFNDEEDAGFTGKRFNSKMVVYSGSKTSYLPRMMTLYEQCIRVLQNNIDSIAEVGGVPFEILEPVLERCTPEQLYRIEQSNQCFTEDSDELWMRHCRRDFKRESPQEFESWREMYLRLHDEREERLRLLTQNISSAHANKPKGRQVKMAFVNSVAKPPRDVRRRQEKFGTSSSSSSTSTAAASPIKIKPASSDFAGDSSHSSSHFSSPAGSSRSSAPPGGGTVHPGREKPQVKKIAPMMAKTIKAFKNRFSRR encoded by the exons aTGGCGGATCAGCTGCTGGAAACAGTGGAGCGACTTCAGTCCCGGATACAGGACAACCCGGAGCCCCGAAAG ttacTGAAGACTCTCAAGAGACTGGGAGAAGTGCAGATGACTGTGGACATACTGGTG AGAACTGGAGTGGGCAAAACTGTGAACTCCTTCAGGAAACATGACTACGCAGGAGAGCTGGCGAAAAGCCTGGTAGCCAAGTGGAAGAAGCTGGTTCCTCAGACTGCAGACAG ACCCAACAGTCACCCCAAACCAGCTCCCCAGTCCCACCACAGGTCCTACACAGAGCCGTCCCCTGAGGAACAGCGCTCCTacgtggaggaagaggaggacgaggaggtggaggaggaagaggagatggTGTACCACTCAAACTACTCCCCCTCTCctcctcagcagcagcagtacaGCCCCCCGCAGCGAGGCGGCTACGAGTCAGAGGAATACGAGCCGGAGCCGagccctcctcctcttcctcctcctcctcttcctcctccccgTAAGGAGATCCGCCACAGCAAACCGAGCAAGAACCATCACCACAGAGACGAAGAGCGGTGGCAGGCGGGCAGCGACCGAGGAGGAGGGAAGAAACGGAGCGCCGACCGGGAGAGGACCGACAGTCCGCCGCCGCAGaagaaacacagcaggaagTCGACGCCGCACGACACcaagaaggaggagaagaagaaaggaggagaggaCG GTCGACCCCGACCACCGAAGGACCCCCCCCCCTCCAAGGAGGACGACGATGACTTCGAGGCGCACACCATGTCCTTCGAGTCGTTCCTCACGTACGACGCGCCGACTCCtgtcaagaagaagaagaagcagcagccgTCGTCCTCCTCTCACAGCAGACCATCTCAGTCCTCCTCCGGTTCGTCTTCGCGTCAGAACAGAACGgcggcctcctcttcctcctcttcctcctcttcctctaaAGCGAATAAAGCGAACGGATCTCAGAGCTCCAAAAGGAGTCACTCCGACTCCAGGTCTTCAGAACCCAAACCAGAGAAACGCAAACGG GTTGTGGAGGCTCTTCCGACGCTCCCAGACATCCCGCTCCCAGCGATCCAGCCCAACTACAGGCCTCTGCCCTCCATCGACACGCCGCTGTCGCCTCAGCGCCGCAAAG TTCCCGTGTTCAACGACGAGGAGGACGCAGGCTTCACCGGGAAGCGCTTCAACTCCAAGATGGTGGTCTACTCGGGGTCGAAGACGTCCTACCTGCCCAGGATGATGACCCTGTATGAGCAGTGCATCCGGGTTCTGCAGAACAACATCGACT CCATCGCCGAAGTGGGCGGAGTCCCCTTCGAGATCCTGGAGCCGGTTCTGGAGCGATGCACTCCTGAGCAGCTGTACCGGATCGAGCAGAGCAACCAG TGCTTCACTGAGGACTCAGACGAGCTCTGGATGCGTCACTGCCGGCGGGACTTCAAGCGCGAGTCTCCCCAGGAGTTCGAGTCGTGGAGGGAGATGTACCTGCGACTGCATGACGAGCGCGAGGAGCGGCTCAGGTTGCTCACCCAGAACATCAGCTCTGCCCACGCCAACAAACCCAAAG GACGGCAGGTTAAGATGGCGTTCGTGAACTCAGTGGCCAAACCGCCGCGGGACGTCCGCCGCCGCCAGGAGAAGTTTGGAACCTCCAGCAGTTCGTCATCGACCTCCACCGCAGCTGCTTCCCCCATCAA aataaaaccaGCATCCTCTGACTTTGCTGGTGACTCCAGTCACTCCTCTTCACATTTCAGCTCTCCAGCGGGTTCGTCCCGCTCTTCAGCGCCGCCTGGAGGAGGAACTGTTCATCCCGGCCGGGAAAAGCCACAAGTCAAAA AAATTGCCCCCATGATGGCGAAAACCATCAAAGCGTTCAAGAACCGATTCTCCCGCCGGTAG